One Candidatus Limnocylindrales bacterium genomic window carries:
- a CDS encoding ArsA family ATPase has translation MIANVHGRGQARTVIPDVRLQFVVGKGGVGKSTITAALAVACARRGLRTLVVEIGSPGGLARLFDIADQCSTDPVPVRPGLSLLCIQGETALAEYLTLALPIKRLVRTVLGNRFYRVFVAAAPGLKELMTIGKIWYEAQKKGPDGRPLWERIIVDAGASGHSLQYLQMPAAAADTFRSGLVHRESLRVLALLRDASTTCVHVVAIPEEMPITEAVGIVERLRTPLALPIGTLFVNRVRPPAPEGIERAVASLENARVSPGDEPVRAAVVDAAQVALGWHRIQDQGLARLAEETALAPVRVPLLVREEFGLPEVDSIAAALMGQVQR, from the coding sequence GTGATTGCCAACGTCCACGGCCGCGGGCAGGCTCGCACGGTGATACCCGACGTGCGGTTGCAGTTCGTGGTGGGCAAGGGTGGCGTCGGCAAGTCCACCATCACCGCCGCGCTCGCCGTGGCATGCGCGCGTCGCGGCCTGCGCACGCTCGTGGTCGAGATCGGATCGCCTGGCGGGCTCGCGCGCCTGTTCGATATCGCCGATCAATGCTCCACCGATCCGGTCCCGGTGCGGCCCGGACTGAGCCTGCTGTGCATCCAGGGCGAGACGGCGCTGGCCGAGTACCTGACGCTGGCGCTGCCGATCAAGCGTCTGGTCCGCACCGTGCTCGGCAATCGCTTCTACCGAGTCTTCGTGGCTGCGGCGCCCGGCCTCAAGGAGCTGATGACGATCGGCAAGATCTGGTACGAGGCGCAGAAGAAGGGCCCTGACGGGCGGCCGCTGTGGGAGCGCATCATCGTGGATGCCGGCGCTTCGGGCCACAGTCTGCAGTACCTGCAGATGCCGGCGGCGGCTGCCGACACGTTCCGCAGCGGCCTGGTCCATCGCGAATCCCTACGAGTGCTCGCGCTGCTGCGTGACGCGTCCACGACCTGCGTGCACGTGGTGGCCATTCCCGAGGAGATGCCCATCACCGAAGCCGTCGGCATCGTCGAGCGCCTGCGCACGCCGCTTGCGCTGCCGATCGGCACGCTCTTCGTCAATCGCGTGCGACCGCCGGCGCCGGAAGGGATCGAGCGGGCGGTAGCGAGCCTCGAGAATGCCCGCGTGTCTCCCGGCGACGAGCCCGTGCGTGCGGCCGTGGTCGACGCCGCGCAGGTGGCCCTTGGATGGCATCGCATCCAGGACCAGGGACTGGCGCGGCTGGCCGAGGAAACCGCGCTTGCGCCGGTGCGGGTGCCGCTCCTGGTGCGCGAGGAGTTCGGGCTTCCTGAAGTGGACTCGATTGCCGCCGCGCTCATGGGCCAGGTGCAGCGATGA
- a CDS encoding sigma-70 family RNA polymerase sigma factor, with product MEPTDGELVERARAGDREAVDVLLQRYQRRLLGVVVGMVRNPDDAREIIQETFVRVFRSLDSFKGDSSFYTWLYRIAMNLAIDHQRREGKRPSVEFDEGVAHTEESVGRGSAVIGTDPFDRVRSRELGQKIFEAIESLTPDHRAVILLREIDGLSYEEISEVLQCSMGTVMSRLHYARKKLQARLQEMM from the coding sequence GTGGAGCCGACCGACGGCGAACTCGTGGAGCGGGCCCGAGCCGGGGACCGTGAAGCGGTTGACGTTCTCCTGCAGCGATATCAGCGCCGGCTTCTCGGCGTTGTCGTCGGCATGGTCCGCAACCCGGATGATGCAAGAGAGATCATTCAGGAGACCTTCGTACGAGTCTTTCGGAGCCTGGACTCGTTCAAAGGCGATTCGTCGTTCTACACGTGGCTGTACCGTATCGCGATGAACCTGGCCATCGACCACCAGCGCCGTGAAGGCAAGCGTCCTTCCGTCGAGTTCGACGAGGGCGTCGCTCACACCGAAGAATCGGTGGGGCGGGGATCGGCGGTCATCGGAACGGATCCTTTCGACAGGGTGCGTAGTCGCGAGCTCGGACAGAAGATTTTCGAGGCGATCGAAAGTTTGACGCCCGACCACCGCGCGGTCATACTTCTGCGCGAGATCGACGGCCTTTCCTACGAAGAAATCAGCGAAGTCCTGCAGTGCTCCATGGGAACAGTGATGAGTCGTCTCCACTACGCGCGCAAGAAGCTTCAGGCGCGTCTGCAGGAGATGATGTGA
- a CDS encoding zf-HC2 domain-containing protein yields MTCIQFEESFDRYVDGLLDKTEAAAARAHLACCTTCDRSVTRWQQTRILLSTAVAEVATAVDVSDLASHVHAALDPDRGSSVRPAAYDRAPSSRSGRSAGRVAAQRSARSGSAWWRVGAAASVSAAAAALFVVLMSPVKTPVRLAEAPEPIESTIALASSDYSPPAVDEKATDVDAIEAAPGHMVSTWVHPRSKARVIWVENRTPIENVDFGR; encoded by the coding sequence ATGACCTGTATTCAGTTCGAAGAATCGTTCGACCGTTACGTAGACGGTCTTCTCGACAAGACCGAGGCCGCCGCCGCCCGCGCCCACCTGGCGTGCTGCACGACGTGCGACCGCTCGGTCACCCGATGGCAGCAGACGAGAATCCTCCTTTCGACGGCCGTAGCAGAAGTTGCCACGGCCGTTGACGTTTCCGATCTCGCGTCTCACGTACACGCAGCACTCGATCCGGATCGCGGCTCTTCCGTCCGTCCGGCTGCCTACGACCGCGCTCCGTCGAGCCGCTCCGGCCGCAGCGCCGGACGCGTGGCAGCGCAGCGTTCGGCGCGCTCGGGCTCGGCATGGTGGCGGGTGGGAGCGGCTGCGAGCGTTTCGGCTGCCGCCGCGGCGTTGTTCGTCGTGCTGATGAGCCCGGTCAAGACGCCGGTCAGGCTCGCCGAAGCTCCCGAGCCCATCGAGTCCACGATCGCTCTGGCATCTTCCGACTACTCGCCGCCTGCGGTGGACGAGAAGGCCACGGACGTCGATGCCATCGAAGCGGCACCCGGCCACATGGTTTCGACCTGGGTCCATCCCAGGAGCAAGGCGCGGGTGATCTGGGTGGAGAACCGTACACCGATCGAGAACGTGGACTTCGGCAGATGA
- a CDS encoding cysteine synthase, translating into MSTSALADARPCQPGTGPHGYPRIVDLIGNTPLVQLNCLRGRIPEGVRIFGKVEGFNPGGSVKARAAWNMLRRGLNSGALRPGKTILDSTSGNTGIALAMIGAALGYPVTLVMPENVSLERKRVLAAYGARIVYSSPFEGSDGAILLCRELLAEDPDRYFKPDQYNNEANAEAHYLTTGPEIWRQTQGTVTHLVATIGTSGTVMGTGRFLKELNAGIEVVAAEPEDAFHGIEGLKHMASSIVPGIWHRDQVDRVIGVETEGSYDMVYHIAAKDGLLLGQSSGAAVLAALEVAQGLKEGCIAVILPDFGDRYLSTNLWVGWRDRHQLASGA; encoded by the coding sequence GTGAGCACCTCCGCCCTTGCCGACGCACGACCGTGCCAGCCCGGCACGGGTCCGCACGGCTATCCGCGGATCGTCGACCTGATCGGCAATACGCCGCTCGTGCAGCTCAACTGCCTGCGCGGACGCATTCCCGAAGGCGTGCGGATTTTCGGCAAGGTCGAAGGGTTCAATCCGGGCGGATCGGTCAAGGCACGCGCAGCATGGAACATGCTGCGCCGCGGCCTCAACAGCGGTGCGCTTCGGCCCGGCAAGACCATCCTCGATTCGACTTCGGGCAATACCGGCATCGCTCTGGCGATGATCGGCGCTGCGCTCGGCTATCCGGTGACGCTGGTGATGCCCGAGAACGTCTCGCTCGAACGAAAGCGCGTACTCGCCGCCTACGGCGCCCGCATCGTCTACTCGAGCCCGTTCGAAGGCAGCGACGGTGCGATCCTGCTGTGTCGCGAGCTGCTCGCCGAAGATCCCGACCGCTACTTCAAGCCCGACCAGTACAACAACGAGGCCAACGCCGAGGCACACTACCTGACCACCGGCCCCGAGATCTGGCGGCAGACGCAAGGCACGGTCACGCATCTGGTCGCGACCATCGGCACCAGCGGCACCGTCATGGGCACGGGCCGCTTCCTCAAGGAACTCAACGCCGGCATCGAGGTGGTCGCCGCCGAACCGGAAGACGCGTTTCACGGCATCGAAGGCCTCAAGCACATGGCCAGCTCGATCGTGCCGGGCATCTGGCACCGGGATCAGGTCGATCGCGTGATCGGCGTGGAGACCGAAGGCTCCTACGACATGGTCTACCACATCGCGGCCAAGGACGGTTTGCTGCTGGGCCAGTCCTCCGGCGCAGCGGTGCTGGCGGCCCTGGAGGTGGCGCAGGGCCTGAAGGAAGGTTGCATCGCCGTCATCCTGCCCGACTTCGGCGATCGCTACCTTTCGACCAATCTGTGGGTCGGCTGGCGCGATCGCCATCAGCTGGCGTCCGGCGCTTGA
- the bamD gene encoding outer membrane protein assembly factor BamD, protein MTKIASLLRTGLVLLATAGTLSACGAGPVRPEDELYREASLAFEEESYNSAIEDYKKMLEEYPFSDKAETAGFNIAYAYYVTEKYPEAIEAFSDFERLYPVSPLLPFVSYTIGMCYLGQAKSDDRDPSASEAALRQFERMAQQFPKSIYADLARYRAHEARENLALHELVVGDFYREKQRHDAAAARYRYVLTHYPTTEAAARANQRLGELSANPPAQAAGDASKGS, encoded by the coding sequence ATGACGAAAATCGCGTCCCTGCTCCGAACCGGTCTGGTCCTGCTGGCGACGGCCGGCACCTTGAGCGCCTGTGGTGCCGGGCCCGTGCGGCCCGAGGACGAGCTGTATCGAGAAGCCTCGCTGGCCTTCGAGGAGGAGAGCTACAACTCGGCCATCGAGGACTACAAGAAGATGCTCGAGGAGTACCCGTTCTCGGACAAGGCCGAGACGGCGGGCTTCAACATCGCCTACGCCTACTACGTCACCGAGAAATATCCGGAGGCCATTGAAGCGTTCAGCGACTTCGAGCGCCTCTATCCGGTGAGCCCCCTGCTGCCGTTCGTCAGCTACACGATCGGCATGTGCTATCTCGGACAGGCCAAGTCCGATGACCGCGACCCGTCGGCCTCCGAGGCTGCGCTGCGCCAGTTCGAGCGTATGGCGCAGCAGTTCCCCAAATCGATCTACGCCGACCTGGCGCGCTACCGCGCGCACGAAGCGCGCGAGAACCTGGCGCTGCACGAGCTGGTGGTGGGCGACTTCTATCGCGAAAAGCAGCGGCACGACGCCGCCGCCGCGCGCTATCGCTACGTGCTCACGCACTATCCGACGACCGAAGCCGCGGCCCGCGCCAATCAGCGACTCGGCGAGCTGAGCGCCAATCCGCCGGCGCAGGCGGCCGGGGACGCTTCAAAGGGCTCCTGA
- a CDS encoding HesA/MoeB/ThiF family protein, which translates to MTDTPNVLLIGAGALGCAAARALAATRTVALTLVDDDVVELSNLQRQVLYDGGDIGEPKVEAAAARLRTEFGTAVTARNERAGASNAAALLAGADIVIDACDDPDTKFLLNRECVQARLPLIYGGVARTGGQWMLIEPGRSCCLACVFPPQGSESAQGCSAMGILAPVAGLVGTMQALMALSWLARPSRSRSGRLFLYELTRARLRYVDFPRSPGCDCRAAASDPCARSDRGLS; encoded by the coding sequence ATGACAGACACGCCGAACGTCCTGCTGATCGGAGCGGGCGCTCTCGGCTGCGCAGCGGCGCGGGCTCTGGCCGCAACGCGTACCGTCGCGCTGACGCTCGTCGATGACGACGTCGTGGAGCTCTCGAACCTGCAGCGCCAGGTCCTCTACGACGGGGGTGACATCGGCGAGCCCAAGGTCGAGGCCGCGGCGGCACGGCTGCGAACCGAGTTCGGCACCGCCGTCACGGCTCGCAACGAGCGCGCGGGTGCCTCCAACGCCGCAGCGCTGCTGGCCGGCGCAGACATCGTCATCGATGCCTGCGACGACCCCGACACCAAGTTCCTGCTCAACCGCGAATGCGTCCAGGCACGCCTTCCGCTGATCTACGGCGGCGTCGCGCGCACCGGCGGCCAGTGGATGCTCATCGAGCCCGGCCGCTCGTGCTGCCTGGCGTGCGTGTTCCCGCCGCAGGGCAGCGAGAGCGCGCAGGGATGCTCGGCGATGGGCATCCTGGCGCCGGTGGCGGGCCTGGTCGGAACCATGCAGGCGTTGATGGCGCTGAGCTGGCTTGCGCGGCCGTCGCGCAGCCGCTCCGGACGCCTCTTCCTCTACGAGCTGACGCGCGCACGGCTGCGCTACGTCGATTTCCCGCGAAGCCCCGGCTGCGACTGCCGCGCGGCCGCGAGCGATCCGTGTGCCCGATCAGACAGAGGACTTTCATGA
- the rsfS gene encoding ribosome silencing factor, whose product MLNVASRELATTAADMAADRKANDIVVLELGSVSSLADYFVVCSGRSHIQVDAICQRVDEGMQERFGLTPLSVEGLENGRWAVIDYGAVVVHVFQQSVREIYDLERLWSSAPRWNYTEGFDKQSAQA is encoded by the coding sequence ATGCTGAACGTCGCCTCGCGCGAGCTCGCCACCACTGCGGCCGACATGGCCGCAGATCGGAAAGCAAACGACATCGTCGTCCTGGAACTGGGAAGCGTTTCGTCGCTCGCCGACTACTTCGTGGTCTGCAGCGGACGCTCGCACATCCAGGTGGACGCGATCTGCCAGCGTGTCGACGAGGGCATGCAGGAGCGCTTCGGGCTGACGCCCCTTTCGGTCGAGGGCCTGGAGAACGGCCGCTGGGCGGTGATCGATTACGGTGCCGTGGTCGTGCACGTCTTCCAGCAGAGCGTGCGCGAGATCTACGACCTGGAGCGACTGTGGAGCTCGGCACCGCGTTGGAACTACACGGAGGGGTTCGATAAACAATCGGCTCAGGCCTAG
- a CDS encoding ArsA-related P-loop ATPase, with protein MSVARLLDSHRIVVCVGSGGVGKTTVAAALALQGALAGKRAMVLTIDPARRLAQSLGLDTLRAGGERIAPERLSAQGLDIRGSLSAGMLDQKSAWDEFIARHSPNEQVRETILQNEFYQHLSRSFAGSTEYMAIEELARIDESGQFDLIVLDTPPTGHALDFLEAPARLEDFFDRGMLSWLLRPSMTAGWMAWKTASRGVRFLFEKVEEATGVQALAQIADFFTAIEHLVDGITERGRRVRALLQGDKTAFVLVSGPDEQVLEEADDLYAKMRGLGMPLKGVVMNRVHLPPPGLDGAEAGAAIERVLDLVAADNVRIREWLGHTVRNLMVQAAAEEVRREDFEANLPTDVLVTVVPEQRGDVHDLAELARLGEFLKD; from the coding sequence ATGAGCGTCGCGCGCCTGCTCGACAGTCACCGCATCGTCGTGTGCGTGGGAAGCGGCGGCGTCGGCAAGACCACCGTGGCGGCGGCGTTGGCGCTGCAGGGCGCATTGGCGGGAAAGCGCGCGATGGTTCTGACGATCGATCCCGCGCGACGTTTGGCGCAGTCGCTGGGCCTGGACACGCTGCGCGCCGGCGGCGAGCGGATCGCGCCCGAGCGCCTCAGCGCCCAAGGACTCGACATCCGGGGCTCCCTGTCGGCCGGCATGCTCGACCAGAAGAGCGCATGGGATGAGTTCATTGCCCGCCACTCGCCGAACGAGCAGGTGCGCGAGACGATTCTGCAGAACGAGTTCTACCAGCATCTGTCGCGCTCCTTTGCCGGATCCACCGAATACATGGCCATCGAGGAGCTGGCGCGCATCGACGAGTCGGGGCAGTTCGACCTCATCGTCCTGGACACGCCGCCGACCGGCCATGCGCTGGATTTCCTGGAGGCGCCGGCGCGACTGGAAGACTTCTTCGATCGCGGCATGCTCTCCTGGCTGCTGCGCCCGTCGATGACGGCAGGGTGGATGGCCTGGAAGACGGCCAGCCGCGGCGTCCGCTTCCTGTTCGAGAAGGTCGAGGAAGCCACCGGCGTGCAGGCGCTGGCGCAGATCGCCGACTTCTTCACGGCCATCGAGCATCTGGTCGACGGCATCACCGAGCGCGGCCGCAGGGTGCGCGCGCTCCTTCAGGGCGACAAGACGGCCTTCGTGCTGGTCTCGGGACCCGATGAGCAGGTGCTCGAAGAGGCCGACGACCTCTACGCCAAGATGCGCGGCCTCGGCATGCCGCTCAAGGGCGTGGTCATGAACCGCGTCCACCTTCCGCCGCCGGGGCTGGACGGTGCCGAGGCAGGCGCGGCCATCGAGCGTGTGCTGGACCTGGTGGCGGCTGACAACGTCAGGATCCGCGAGTGGCTCGGGCACACCGTGCGCAACCTCATGGTGCAGGCGGCGGCCGAAGAGGTGCGGCGCGAGGATTTCGAGGCCAACCTTCCGACCGACGTGCTCGTCACCGTGGTTCCCGAGCAGCGCGGCGACGTGCACGACCTGGCCGAGCTGGCCCGGCTCGGCGAGTTCCTGAAAGACTAG
- a CDS encoding alkaline phosphatase family protein, translating into MAIAPGCAREPKPAGKPPRVVVLGLDAGTWQLLDKYFARGILPNLARLRSQGASAVLNSIEPSSSPVIWTSIATGKVPDKHGITWFVRFPQGAGKPVPVDRRMRKTSAIWNMLSERGFDVAVVGWFVTWPAEAVNGRMISDIAHYGDVEEESFPPFYLRQLAPVEQSEAIRAMPSFMDFPYDARRANKHPAGQPPELDYLVYDRFIRAYTRDLFYLRATERILSEPPLPDVLFVYLRGTDDVQHGFWKFMDPEPFGDVPAEQVRQLGKVIENYWIWVDKRVGDILSRYKQDPLVLVASDHGAGPAVGQFAVEVPEYLHLSGSHRSDGILILNGPGVRKGARLEPASIMDVTPTLLHYLRLPVGEDMDGTVRTDFFEDSLAEREIERIKTYDKTDAAAAPGPAPMEPAVENKVLEHLRSLGYIE; encoded by the coding sequence GTGGCGATCGCGCCGGGTTGCGCGCGCGAGCCCAAGCCGGCGGGCAAGCCGCCGCGCGTGGTCGTGCTCGGCCTGGATGCGGGCACCTGGCAACTTCTCGACAAGTACTTCGCCCGCGGCATCCTGCCCAACCTCGCGCGCCTGCGCTCACAAGGCGCCAGCGCCGTCCTCAACTCGATCGAGCCGAGCAGCTCGCCGGTCATCTGGACATCGATCGCCACGGGCAAGGTTCCCGACAAGCACGGCATCACCTGGTTCGTGCGCTTTCCCCAAGGAGCCGGCAAACCGGTGCCGGTCGACCGGCGCATGCGCAAGACCAGCGCGATCTGGAACATGCTGAGCGAGCGCGGCTTCGATGTCGCCGTCGTCGGCTGGTTCGTCACCTGGCCGGCCGAGGCGGTCAACGGCCGCATGATCAGCGACATCGCCCACTACGGCGACGTCGAGGAGGAATCGTTCCCGCCCTTCTATCTTCGACAGCTGGCGCCGGTGGAGCAGAGCGAAGCGATTCGGGCGATGCCCTCGTTCATGGATTTTCCGTACGACGCGCGGCGGGCCAATAAGCATCCGGCCGGGCAGCCGCCCGAGCTCGACTATCTCGTCTACGACAGGTTCATCCGCGCCTACACGCGCGACCTCTTCTACCTGCGCGCCACCGAGAGGATCCTGAGCGAGCCGCCGCTGCCCGACGTCCTGTTCGTCTATCTGCGCGGCACCGACGACGTGCAGCACGGGTTCTGGAAGTTCATGGACCCCGAACCGTTCGGCGACGTTCCTGCCGAGCAGGTCCGCCAGCTCGGCAAGGTCATCGAAAACTACTGGATCTGGGTCGACAAGCGCGTCGGCGACATCCTCTCGCGCTACAAGCAGGATCCTCTGGTGCTGGTCGCCTCCGATCACGGAGCCGGTCCCGCCGTGGGCCAGTTCGCGGTGGAGGTGCCCGAGTACCTGCACCTGTCGGGCTCGCATCGCTCCGACGGCATTCTGATCCTGAACGGCCCGGGCGTCCGAAAAGGCGCGCGCCTGGAGCCGGCCTCGATCATGGACGTGACGCCGACGCTGCTCCACTACCTTCGCCTGCCGGTCGGCGAGGACATGGACGGCACCGTGCGTACCGACTTCTTCGAAGATTCGCTGGCCGAGCGCGAAATCGAGCGCATCAAGACGTACGACAAGACCGACGCGGCCGCGGCCCCCGGGCCCGCCCCCATGGAGCCGGCGGTCGAGAACAAGGTCCTCGAGCACCTGCGGTCGCTCGGCTACATCGAATAG
- a CDS encoding MoaD/ThiS family protein — protein sequence MRIPTPLRKYTGGKDAVTAEGTSIAAVLADLDRSCPGLRERICEADGSVRRFVNLYVNGDDIRFLDNVNSPVKDGDEVSIVPAIAGGTPAMTGRAR from the coding sequence GTGAGAATTCCTACTCCCCTTCGAAAGTACACGGGCGGCAAGGACGCCGTCACGGCCGAAGGCACCTCGATCGCTGCCGTGCTGGCCGATCTCGACAGATCGTGCCCCGGCCTCCGCGAGCGCATCTGCGAAGCGGACGGGTCGGTGCGGCGGTTCGTCAATCTGTACGTCAACGGCGACGACATCCGCTTTCTCGACAACGTCAACTCGCCGGTCAAGGACGGTGACGAGGTGAGCATCGTCCCGGCCATCGCCGGTGGCACGCCGGCGATGACGGGACGTGCGCGGTAG
- a CDS encoding tetratricopeptide repeat protein — MLRRTLTFLAAVALIAAVATLVWFNSQPTTFKLAPDREYTLPLAWLLVGAVTAGLLLGLIALIAREGHWALRQWRVERARRSAERAIARKTEARSLVLAGQYGKARALLTKAVKSPGADVGDVVDLADSYVAEGDWTHARQVLEEGLKDFGSDPLLLHALARCCRALGDDAAAASALDRAVDAFPASITLNRMLRDTLVDLQRWKRAEKVQQRLVELLPDDPRERASLVEIRMEAAGVDEPAQREASLRSVLALDPAFAPAAAESARILDTQGRHRAAVRLLYKAAKRRPDTRTLAALDELLAEKELPRLLKIYGKLRARHPGNGELQLHYAQLMMSLGREDDGERALDQLDGSGGPYAVAAERLRAELYRKREDLEHANEALQRALECSLRTGSKS, encoded by the coding sequence ATGCTGCGTCGAACCCTGACTTTCCTGGCAGCCGTCGCGCTCATCGCGGCTGTCGCCACTCTCGTCTGGTTCAATTCCCAGCCCACCACGTTCAAGCTCGCGCCCGACCGCGAATACACGCTTCCTCTGGCATGGCTCCTTGTCGGCGCCGTCACCGCCGGCCTGCTGCTCGGCCTGATCGCGCTCATCGCACGCGAAGGACACTGGGCGCTGCGGCAGTGGCGCGTCGAGCGCGCGCGGCGCAGCGCCGAGCGAGCCATCGCCCGCAAGACCGAAGCACGCAGCCTGGTGCTGGCCGGACAGTACGGCAAGGCGCGCGCGCTTCTGACCAAGGCCGTCAAGAGCCCTGGGGCCGACGTCGGAGACGTCGTCGATCTGGCCGACAGCTACGTGGCCGAGGGCGACTGGACGCACGCACGACAGGTTCTCGAGGAGGGACTCAAGGATTTCGGCAGCGATCCGCTGCTGCTGCATGCTCTGGCTCGCTGCTGCCGCGCACTCGGTGACGACGCGGCGGCAGCGTCGGCGCTCGACCGCGCCGTCGATGCCTTTCCCGCCAGCATCACGCTCAACCGCATGCTGCGCGACACGCTCGTCGACCTGCAGCGCTGGAAGCGCGCCGAAAAAGTGCAGCAGCGGCTGGTCGAGCTGCTGCCCGACGATCCGCGCGAGCGGGCATCGCTCGTGGAGATCCGCATGGAAGCCGCCGGCGTCGACGAGCCCGCGCAGCGCGAGGCCAGCCTGCGCTCGGTGCTCGCGCTCGATCCGGCCTTCGCGCCAGCGGCTGCCGAAAGCGCACGCATACTGGACACGCAGGGGCGCCACCGCGCGGCGGTGAGGCTGCTGTACAAGGCTGCCAAGCGCCGTCCCGACACCAGGACGCTGGCCGCGCTGGACGAGCTGCTCGCGGAGAAGGAGCTGCCGCGCCTCCTCAAGATCTACGGCAAGCTGCGCGCACGCCATCCCGGCAACGGCGAGCTGCAGCTGCACTACGCCCAGCTGATGATGAGCCTCGGACGCGAGGACGACGGCGAGCGTGCGCTCGATCAGCTCGACGGCAGCGGCGGGCCCTACGCCGTGGCAGCCGAGAGGCTGCGCGCCGAGCTGTACCGCAAGCGCGAGGACCTCGAACATGCCAACGAGGCGCTGCAGCGCGCGCTCGAGTGCTCGTTGCGCACCGGCTCCAAGAGCTAG
- a CDS encoding tyrosine-protein phosphatase, producing the protein MTRLIPLEGAYNFRDLGGLACGGGRCVAKGLVFRSDRLSRLTAADLSLLRELKIGSVFDLRSQAELAADTQCEFGIGSPFHRHLPLVEVSLHPGDQTIDWKKIDLQNRYLEMLEQGAHAIRALIEHLADDKAPPTVFHCTGGKDRTGVVAAVLLRALGVPDEIIVEDYAQSERNLEPLHATYRDELMAGGLDPAAVLYLFGSPPERMVHMLTGMDVRWRSAEGYLAEIGVRAETLARLRRRLVG; encoded by the coding sequence TTGACCCGACTGATTCCACTGGAAGGCGCGTACAACTTCCGAGACCTCGGCGGTCTTGCCTGCGGCGGTGGGCGCTGCGTGGCCAAGGGGCTCGTGTTCCGGTCCGACCGGCTCAGCCGTCTGACTGCTGCCGATCTCTCCCTGCTGCGCGAGCTCAAGATCGGCAGCGTCTTCGACCTGCGCAGCCAGGCCGAGCTCGCCGCCGATACGCAGTGCGAGTTCGGCATCGGCTCGCCGTTTCACCGCCACCTTCCTCTGGTGGAGGTGTCGCTCCACCCGGGCGACCAGACCATCGACTGGAAGAAGATCGACCTGCAGAACCGCTACCTCGAGATGCTCGAGCAGGGCGCGCACGCCATTCGCGCACTCATCGAGCACCTGGCCGATGATAAGGCGCCGCCCACCGTCTTTCACTGCACCGGCGGAAAGGACCGCACCGGCGTGGTCGCGGCCGTCCTGCTGCGCGCGCTCGGCGTGCCCGATGAGATCATCGTGGAGGATTACGCGCAGTCCGAGCGCAACCTCGAGCCGCTGCACGCCACCTACCGCGACGAGCTGATGGCGGGCGGCCTGGATCCTGCGGCCGTACTGTACCTGTTCGGCAGCCCGCCCGAGCGGATGGTGCACATGCTGACGGGCATGGACGTGCGCTGGCGATCGGCGGAAGGCTATCTGGCCGAGATCGGCGTGCGCGCCGAGACGCTCGCGCGCCTGCGCAGACGCTTGGTCGGCTAG
- the nadD gene encoding nicotinate (nicotinamide) nucleotide adenylyltransferase, with translation MHGGTFDPVHIGHLTSARELAAAFDLQKVLMVVSANPPHKPQEQAPAELRLAMLEAAVRGDPVLEPCGIELGRHGPSYTVDTIAQIAREHSDAELFLSMGIDAYEEIDTWSRPHELLELCNIIVTSRPGCEFSEKALRPPVAAHQDGCYDPAIGCFVHKSGHVIVGHRITGVEASSSEVRRRVRLGLPFEGLTGFAVARIIREHCLYGAPAHTTC, from the coding sequence GTGCACGGCGGCACCTTCGATCCGGTACACATCGGTCACCTCACCAGTGCACGCGAGCTGGCGGCGGCCTTCGACCTGCAGAAGGTGCTGATGGTGGTGTCGGCCAATCCGCCGCACAAGCCGCAGGAGCAGGCGCCGGCCGAGCTTCGCCTGGCCATGCTCGAGGCGGCGGTGCGCGGCGATCCCGTGCTGGAGCCTTGCGGTATCGAGCTCGGACGCCACGGCCCTTCCTACACGGTCGACACGATCGCGCAGATCGCGCGAGAGCATTCCGATGCGGAGCTGTTCCTTTCGATGGGCATCGACGCCTACGAGGAGATCGATACCTGGAGCCGGCCGCACGAGCTCCTGGAGCTGTGCAACATCATCGTCACCAGCCGACCCGGATGCGAATTTTCGGAGAAAGCGCTCCGACCGCCCGTTGCCGCCCACCAGGACGGTTGTTATGATCCGGCCATCGGCTGTTTCGTTCACAAGAGCGGTCACGTCATCGTCGGCCACAGGATCACCGGAGTCGAGGCTTCCTCGTCCGAGGTCCGGCGGCGCGTGCGGCTCGGCCTCCCCTTCGAGGGGCTCACCGGCTTCGCCGTCGCTCGTATCATTCGCGAACATTGCCTCTACGGAGCACCAGCACACACGACATGCTGA